The genomic DNA ACAGGAATTTTAGTAGTACTCGGACGGTTCCAAGAAGTAAGTAAAAAATGCCATGAATGCCATCAATTTTATAAAACCCATGAAGAAAAGAAAACCGATGTAAACATCGCAATTCGGATTTTCCAACTGGCTTATGAAAATCAATATGACAAGGCATATATAATATCTGGAGACAGCGATCTGCTTCCTGCTATAAGGGCCGTCCAGCAATGCTTCCCTCAGAAAGAATTTGGCGTAGTAGTTCCTGTTGGGCAAAGAGCAAAAGCCCTTCAGAAGGCATGTAATACATCTTTCAAACTTCGACTGGATCACTGCTTAAGATTCAGATTTCCTGATCCCATCCATACAACTGATAACCGAGCGATCCACTGTCCCCCATCCTGGCGATAAACCTGTTTCATTCCTCACTGGGCCACTATTTGACATAGCCAGCCCCTAAGTTCATATATGGAGTAGACCATGGCATCAAAAACGGGATATCGCGTCCGCAAACGGGGAGATACCTATTTCGTAGATTTCAGACTGCCGGGGATCCAGAGATTCCGGAGATCCTTAAAGACCGGCAACGCTGAAGAGGCCCACAGTCGGGCGGCCGCGATCTACAAGCGGATCAGTCGCATGGTTGCCGGCGGATCCCGCCCGGACCTTCAACTTCGGGAGGCCATCGACCGTTACCTGTTTCATGGAGAAAAGACTCGAACCGCTTCATCCCTGGGCCCGGACCGGACCTGCTTCCGCCGCATCCTGGAATGGTTCCCGGATAACGTGGAGATCCGGAACATAGACCGATCCTCCGTCCTTGAATTTACATCCTGGATGAAAAAGGACCGAAACTACTCTCAGAGAACAGTCAATCACCATATCGCCGTAGCAAAGGCGGCGATCAACCTGGCTTTGGCTGACAAGATTTATTCTGGCGACAACCCGTTCGCGGGCCGCGGCCTGATCAAACAGGTTCGCACCCGGAGAAAATCCTATTCCCCTGCTCAACTCTCTCAAATTCTTGAATATGCCCGCAATATATCCGCCTCTGGAGGCTCCCTTTCCCGCCGCGCTTTTCATCCTTATATCTACCTTGCAGTCAACACGGGCATGAGACCAGGGGAAATCCTCAATCTCCGCTGGGATCACATAACCCCTCAGCAAATCGAGATTCACCGGCCCAAGTCCGGCCAGGACCTGGAAGTGATCCCCATGCTTCCGTGGGTGTGGGACTTCCTGCAGAAACTCCCCCGGGAATCCTTCTACGTTCTGCACCTGGGGCAAAGGTCCACCAATACGTTCCGGAAAATCTGGATCCGCCTCCGGACCGATCTTAAACTTCCGGAAGGATCCACCCTGTACCAGATCCGCCACTCAGTGGCCTCATACCTGGCAGACGCCGGCGTCCCCCTCCACCTGGTTCAGGCCTTACTCCGTCACGCCGACTGGTCCACCACTCAAATCTATGTCAATTCCGATATGGATGACTTGCGCCGGGTTATGGCGGTAATGGATCGCTTCAAGGCCTGAGTGGCCCCTGGGCACGTTTTGGGCACACTCAAATCCTGCTTCTTGTGCCGCTCTCCATTCTTTTCCGGACCCCGCTCTGGGCACACTTTGGGCACGCGACACTTTGATCTCGGCCAGAGATAAACCCCTCCCGTCGGGGATATTGTAATGATAATTGGGATATTGGGAAAGCCGGTGGACGGACTCGAACCGTCGACCTTTTGATTACGAATCAAATGCTCTACCAGCTGAGCTACACCGGCATGGAGTGCGATATTATACTCCGGAACGGGGTTGGATGCAATATGCTCAGCCGTCTGTGTATGCTCAGCCGTCTGCCAGGGCGGCGGCGGCTTCTTCGGGAAGCACGGTGTTGATGCGGCATGCGGTGGCGTGTTCGAATCCGCCGGTTCCGGAAAGCACGGGCAGGATTTCAATGAACCAGTGGCGCCAGGGGGCGCCGTCGCCGTGGAAAGGAGCTGAGTGAATCACCATCTGAAAATCCGGTCGCTCCAGCAGGCGGTCCATGCGGACAAGCGCCTCGTGGAGGGCCGCGGCCATGGCGTCCAGGTCAACGCTTTCGGCATCCTCGAACCGGGCCAGGTGGGTCGCGGGGATCAGCCACATGGCAAAGGGCTGCACCGCGGCATAGGGCACAAATCCCGTGATGAGGGCCGTGTCCAGAAAGATCCGCTCTTTCTCTTTTTGTTCCACGGCGCGGATAT from Candidatus Aminicenantes bacterium includes the following:
- a CDS encoding NYN domain-containing protein; translation: MNPQKSNYINTLQRSLLKIWGDGRNPGNVQRLEVYLRALRSTGILVVLGRFQEVSKKCHECHQFYKTHEEKKTDVNIAIRIFQLAYENQYDKAYIISGDSDLLPAIRAVQQCFPQKEFGVVVPVGQRAKALQKACNTSFKLRLDHCLRFRFPDPIHTTDNRAIHCPPSWR
- a CDS encoding site-specific integrase produces the protein MASKTGYRVRKRGDTYFVDFRLPGIQRFRRSLKTGNAEEAHSRAAAIYKRISRMVAGGSRPDLQLREAIDRYLFHGEKTRTASSLGPDRTCFRRILEWFPDNVEIRNIDRSSVLEFTSWMKKDRNYSQRTVNHHIAVAKAAINLALADKIYSGDNPFAGRGLIKQVRTRRKSYSPAQLSQILEYARNISASGGSLSRRAFHPYIYLAVNTGMRPGEILNLRWDHITPQQIEIHRPKSGQDLEVIPMLPWVWDFLQKLPRESFYVLHLGQRSTNTFRKIWIRLRTDLKLPEGSTLYQIRHSVASYLADAGVPLHLVQALLRHADWSTTQIYVNSDMDDLRRVMAVMDRFKA